In Acidobacteriota bacterium, the following are encoded in one genomic region:
- a CDS encoding protein-glutamate O-methyltransferase CheR — MQNTLTDFTLNKATGLISLSISDEEFTLFRDLIYKECGISLSKEKKLFLESRLKRRMEELGIHTVGEYFYLVSSSKNRLNELPVLFDVLTIGETSFFRNKPQFDLFTDVVLPELIAKKEKSSSKILRIWSAGCSTGQEPYSLAMTLLEAIPESDSMMSRVFASDLSFTALERAQLGFYKTEQVKCVEPDLLAKYFNPINDGYQIKEAVKKRVIFDYHNLKNDNGLRNLDVIFCRNVMIYFDAEEQKRLINRFVNCLVPGGYLFVGHAESLQGLSNKFSMFHKNRGIAYKLEV; from the coding sequence ATGCAGAATACTTTAACTGATTTCACGCTTAATAAAGCAACCGGGTTGATTTCGTTATCGATATCCGATGAGGAATTCACTCTGTTTCGTGACCTGATTTACAAAGAGTGTGGCATCAGTTTGAGTAAAGAGAAGAAACTGTTTTTGGAATCCCGGTTGAAACGCCGCATGGAAGAATTAGGCATCCATACGGTGGGGGAGTATTTCTATCTGGTTTCGAGTTCCAAAAATCGCCTGAATGAATTGCCGGTTTTATTCGATGTTTTAACGATTGGCGAAACCTCGTTTTTCCGAAACAAACCGCAATTCGATTTATTTACCGATGTCGTTTTGCCGGAATTGATTGCCAAAAAAGAAAAGAGCAGCTCGAAAATTTTGCGCATCTGGAGCGCCGGTTGCTCGACCGGTCAAGAACCGTATAGTTTGGCGATGACGTTGCTTGAAGCGATTCCCGAAAGCGATTCAATGATGAGCCGGGTGTTTGCATCGGATTTGTCGTTTACGGCGCTGGAACGCGCGCAGCTCGGCTTTTATAAAACTGAGCAGGTTAAGTGTGTTGAGCCGGATTTATTGGCGAAATATTTCAACCCCATCAATGACGGGTATCAGATAAAAGAGGCAGTTAAAAAGCGCGTGATATTTGACTATCACAATTTGAAAAATGATAACGGACTGAGAAATCTCGACGTTATTTTCTGTCGCAACGTGATGATTTATTTTGATGCCGAGGAGCAGAAGCGATTGATTAATCGCTTTGTCAATTGCCTGGTTCCCGGAGGGTATTTATTTGTCGGGCACGCCGAAAGTTTACAGGGACTGTCGAATAAATTTTCGATGTTCCATAAAAATCGTGGCATTGCTTACAAGTTAGAAGTGTAA
- a CDS encoding chemotaxis protein CheW, which translates to MKRQLIVFKVGQEEFALDILLTKEILVMGNITPVPETEDYVEGVMNLRGNLVPVLDFRKRLRARKIEQHNNVRIIIARLENKLVGLIVDDASEVIKVTDDLLEPAPDIISEMGVEYVSGIVNLNNRFITLVDLRKALTEEIFTELDEVMTVIERQREVIEQRQLA; encoded by the coding sequence GTGAAGCGGCAATTGATTGTTTTCAAAGTCGGTCAGGAAGAATTCGCGTTGGATATTCTTTTAACCAAAGAGATTTTGGTGATGGGGAATATCACGCCCGTACCGGAAACCGAAGATTATGTCGAAGGCGTCATGAACTTGAGAGGCAATCTGGTTCCGGTGCTTGATTTCAGGAAACGCCTGCGCGCCCGAAAAATCGAACAACACAACAATGTGCGCATCATCATCGCCAGACTTGAAAACAAATTAGTCGGGTTGATTGTTGATGACGCTTCCGAAGTTATCAAAGTAACCGATGATTTGTTGGAACCGGCACCCGATATTATTTCAGAAATGGGTGTTGAATATGTTTCCGGAATCGTCAATTTGAACAATCGGTTTATTACCTTAGTTGATTTACGCAAAGCATTAACCGAAGAGATTTTTACCGAACTTGATGAAGTGATGACGGTGATTGAACGCCAGCGAGAGGTGATTGAACAACGGCAGTTAGCGTAA